The following proteins are encoded in a genomic region of Alistipes shahii WAL 8301:
- a CDS encoding glycoside hydrolase family 97 protein translates to MKKIFLYISALLAGAACTAQETLLSPDGRLRLEFSLADGGRPTYTLDYKERPVILPSGMGLELRGEAPKLEFGAEIRKGEPGRPVSLYDGFTLGQVARSESDQTWRPVWGEQAEIRDRYNEMAVTLRQAATGRDMTIRFRLYDDGLGFRYEFPEQESLTYFVIGEEKTQFAMAGDHTAFWIPGDYDTQEYDYTESKLSQIRELMPGAITPNSSQTPFSPTGVQTALQMKSDDGLYINIHEAALVDYACMHLDLDDRNFIFTSHLTPDAQGWKGYMQAPCHTPWRTVTVSDDARDILASKLILNLNEPCAYDDTSWIKPVKYMGVWWEMITGKSDWAYTRDVPSVQLGVTDYARCRPSGRHGAENENVKRYIDFAAAHGFDQLLVEGWNVGWEDWFGHTKDYVFDFVTPYPDFDIAALNEYAHGKGIRLMMHHETSASVRNYERHMEAAYRLMDKYGYNSVKSGYVGDILPRGEHHYGQWMNNHYLYAVRRAADHKIMVNAHEAVRPTGLCRTYPNLIGNESARGTEYQAFGGSKPHHVTILPFTRLQGGPMDYTPGIFVMDVAEVNPGNHSHVNATLANQLALYVTMYSPLQMAADLPEHYEKYMDAFRFIEDVALDWEESRYLLAEPGDYIVVARKAKDTGEWFVGGVTDENRRTVTLPFDYLDPGKEYVATLYADAPDADYQTNPQAYVIRTGKVRQRTELDVEMARGGGFAISIREATDADRKLCKLK, encoded by the coding sequence TGATCCTGCCCAGCGGCATGGGGCTCGAACTGCGCGGCGAAGCCCCAAAGTTGGAATTCGGGGCTGAAATCCGCAAGGGCGAACCAGGGCGCCCGGTATCGCTCTACGACGGGTTCACCCTCGGGCAGGTGGCCCGCAGCGAGTCCGACCAGACATGGCGTCCCGTATGGGGCGAGCAGGCCGAGATCCGCGACCGCTATAACGAAATGGCCGTCACGCTGCGGCAGGCCGCGACAGGCCGCGACATGACGATCCGCTTCCGGCTCTACGACGACGGGCTCGGATTCCGCTACGAATTCCCCGAACAGGAGTCGCTGACCTATTTCGTCATCGGCGAGGAGAAAACACAGTTCGCCATGGCGGGCGACCACACGGCGTTCTGGATCCCGGGCGACTACGACACGCAGGAGTACGACTACACGGAGTCGAAACTCTCTCAGATACGGGAGCTGATGCCCGGCGCCATCACGCCCAACTCGTCGCAGACGCCCTTCTCGCCCACGGGCGTACAGACGGCCCTGCAGATGAAGAGCGACGACGGGCTCTACATCAACATCCACGAAGCGGCGCTGGTCGACTATGCGTGCATGCACCTCGACCTGGACGACCGGAATTTCATCTTCACCTCGCACCTTACGCCCGACGCACAGGGGTGGAAAGGCTACATGCAGGCGCCCTGCCATACCCCGTGGCGCACGGTGACGGTCTCGGACGACGCCCGCGACATCCTCGCCTCGAAGCTGATCCTGAACCTCAACGAGCCGTGCGCCTATGACGACACCTCGTGGATCAAGCCCGTGAAATACATGGGCGTATGGTGGGAAATGATCACCGGCAAGAGCGACTGGGCCTATACGCGCGACGTGCCGTCGGTACAGCTCGGCGTGACGGATTACGCCCGATGCAGGCCCAGCGGCCGCCACGGCGCCGAGAACGAGAACGTGAAGCGGTACATCGACTTCGCGGCGGCACACGGGTTCGACCAGCTGCTCGTCGAAGGCTGGAACGTCGGCTGGGAGGACTGGTTCGGGCACACGAAGGATTACGTCTTCGATTTCGTGACCCCCTACCCCGATTTCGACATCGCCGCACTGAACGAATATGCGCACGGGAAAGGCATCCGGCTGATGATGCACCATGAAACGTCGGCTTCGGTGCGCAACTACGAACGCCACATGGAAGCGGCCTACCGCCTGATGGACAAATACGGGTACAACTCGGTCAAGAGCGGGTACGTGGGCGACATCCTGCCCCGCGGCGAGCACCATTACGGGCAGTGGATGAACAACCACTACCTCTATGCCGTCCGCCGGGCCGCCGACCACAAGATCATGGTCAACGCCCACGAGGCGGTGCGCCCGACGGGCCTCTGCCGCACCTACCCCAACCTGATCGGCAACGAGTCGGCACGCGGCACGGAGTACCAGGCGTTCGGCGGCTCGAAGCCCCACCATGTGACGATCCTGCCCTTCACGCGCCTGCAGGGCGGCCCGATGGACTACACGCCCGGCATCTTCGTGATGGACGTCGCGGAGGTCAACCCCGGCAACCACTCGCACGTCAACGCGACGCTCGCCAACCAGCTGGCGTTGTACGTGACGATGTACTCGCCGCTGCAGATGGCGGCAGACCTGCCCGAGCACTATGAGAAATACATGGATGCGTTCCGTTTCATCGAGGACGTCGCACTGGACTGGGAAGAGAGCCGCTACCTGCTGGCCGAACCGGGCGACTACATCGTCGTGGCGCGCAAGGCCAAAGACACGGGCGAGTGGTTCGTGGGCGGCGTGACGGACGAGAACCGACGTACGGTGACGCTCCCGTTCGACTACCTCGATCCCGGTAAGGAGTACGTGGCGACGCTCTACGCCGATGCCCCCGATGCCGATTACCAGACCAATCCGCAGGCATATGTCATCCGCACCGGGAAGGTCAGACAACGCACGGAACTCGACGTGGAGATGGCGCGCGGCGGAGGCTTTGCAATCTCCATACGCGAGGCAACCGACGCAGACCGCAAACTCTGCAAGCTGAAATAA
- a CDS encoding relaxase/mobilization nuclease domain-containing protein — MVGKVISASSFSGTVGYVMKEESRILEAEGITPPEVKDMVQDFKDQTLLNPRLKNTVGHISLSISPKDAPRMTDALMTQIAKEYMQKMGITDTQYLLVRHLDQPHPHCHLVYNRVGNNGQTISDKNIKLRSAKVCRELTEKCGLYLAPGKDDVRRERLREPDKTRYEIHDAIKRCLPRCAGWKGLEKQLEKQGIGIRYKYCGSTDRKQGVLFSKNGFEFSGSKIDRAFNFTKLDNRFNNIQQQTQHRATLFGNLSAAAGNYRSAFAGLFGGMGSSGTREEPSSVNLGKAGGIPLPPADSPGGVSAKQLQRKPGESPEKYIARITALLNAAAEAMAIAAMEHRRRMEEQKRRAKIKL, encoded by the coding sequence ATGGTCGGTAAGGTCATATCCGCTTCGTCCTTTTCGGGGACGGTAGGCTACGTGATGAAAGAGGAATCCCGGATACTGGAAGCTGAAGGCATTACGCCTCCGGAAGTGAAGGACATGGTGCAGGACTTCAAAGACCAGACCTTATTGAATCCGCGGCTGAAAAACACCGTCGGGCATATCTCGCTGTCTATCTCACCCAAGGACGCTCCGCGGATGACCGACGCCCTGATGACGCAGATCGCAAAGGAGTACATGCAGAAGATGGGCATCACCGATACGCAATACCTATTGGTGCGCCATCTCGACCAGCCCCATCCGCACTGCCATCTGGTCTACAACCGGGTCGGGAATAACGGGCAGACCATTTCGGACAAGAACATCAAGCTCCGCAGCGCCAAGGTATGCCGGGAGCTGACCGAGAAGTGCGGATTGTATCTCGCACCGGGAAAGGACGACGTGCGGCGGGAGCGGCTGCGCGAACCCGACAAGACCAGATACGAAATCCACGATGCGATCAAAAGGTGTCTGCCCCGATGCGCCGGATGGAAAGGGCTGGAGAAGCAACTGGAAAAACAGGGCATCGGCATCCGTTACAAGTATTGCGGTTCGACTGACCGCAAACAAGGGGTTTTGTTCTCGAAAAACGGCTTCGAGTTCTCCGGATCGAAGATCGACCGGGCTTTCAACTTTACGAAACTCGACAACCGGTTCAACAATATTCAACAACAAACCCAACACCGGGCAACGCTCTTCGGGAACCTCTCGGCGGCGGCAGGCAATTACCGTTCAGCATTTGCAGGGTTGTTCGGCGGTATGGGTAGCAGCGGCACGCGCGAAGAGCCGTCATCGGTAAACCTCGGAAAGGCAGGCGGGATTCCACTGCCGCCGGCCGATTCGCCCGGCGGAGTGTCCGCCAAGCAGTTACAGCGCAAGCCGGGAGAAAGCCCCGAAAAGTATATAGCACGAATCACGGCACTGCTCAACGCCGCGGCCGAGGCGATGGCCATCGCTGCGATGGAGCACCGCCGCAGGATGGAAGAACAGAAAAGAAGAGCCAAAATAAAACTGTAA
- a CDS encoding MobC family plasmid mobilization relaxosome protein produces the protein METPKKTYSKQGGRPKVGIGRICKYVVSTRLSPERKLRFSALCREAGQPPAEVLRQLIDRGTVRARITREQLDFMAQLKGIARNLNQLTRLANAKGLAAVRVRHAAIVTAIEKLLKQICDGR, from the coding sequence ATGGAAACACCGAAGAAAACATACAGCAAACAGGGCGGTCGGCCGAAAGTCGGCATCGGCCGCATCTGCAAATACGTCGTCAGCACACGACTCAGCCCCGAACGGAAACTCCGATTCTCGGCCCTTTGCCGCGAGGCCGGGCAACCGCCGGCCGAAGTCCTGCGCCAGCTGATCGACCGAGGAACGGTGAGGGCGCGGATCACCCGTGAACAGCTGGATTTCATGGCCCAACTCAAGGGCATCGCCCGAAATCTGAACCAACTGACCCGGCTGGCCAATGCCAAAGGTCTGGCGGCTGTCAGGGTACGGCATGCGGCGATCGTCACGGCCATCGAAAAACTCCTGAAGCAGATATGCGATGGTCGGTAA
- a CDS encoding toprim domain-containing protein translates to MTVIPYSNRISIRDFLAWRGIQPKYERNGYGMYLSPLREERTPSFKVDYVQNLWYDFGLGEGGTLLTLVMRLERCDSREAVRRLQNGEKGDTGIASISPGIGEPLGVGGALSVVRPATVPALRILSDASLRHPALVGYLASCGIVPPVAAAFCREVRYEINGRAFFAVGFRNDAGGWELRSARFKGGSSPKHITTIDNRSDTVIAFEGFMDFLAYLSLKYPERLRIDAAVLNSVVNLPKAVPFISRHPVIRTFFDNDEAGRKATADLIRLCPRSEVIDQSSFTRT, encoded by the coding sequence ATGACTGTCATACCATACAGCAACCGGATTTCCATCCGTGATTTTCTCGCCTGGCGCGGGATTCAGCCCAAATACGAACGCAACGGCTACGGTATGTATCTTTCACCCTTGCGGGAAGAACGCACGCCGAGTTTCAAAGTGGACTACGTGCAAAATCTCTGGTACGACTTCGGACTGGGCGAAGGCGGTACATTGCTCACCCTCGTGATGCGGTTGGAGCGGTGCGACAGCCGCGAAGCGGTCCGACGGCTGCAAAACGGTGAAAAAGGAGACACGGGGATTGCTTCTATCTCACCGGGTATTGGTGAGCCTCTTGGCGTTGGCGGGGCATTGTCGGTCGTGCGGCCGGCCACCGTCCCCGCGCTCCGCATCCTCTCCGACGCTTCGCTCCGGCATCCGGCATTGGTCGGTTATCTCGCCTCGTGCGGCATCGTCCCGCCGGTCGCCGCGGCATTCTGCCGCGAGGTCCGTTACGAGATAAACGGCCGCGCCTTTTTCGCCGTCGGTTTCCGCAACGATGCCGGAGGGTGGGAGCTGCGCTCCGCACGGTTCAAAGGCGGCTCCTCGCCCAAACATATCACCACCATCGACAACCGTTCCGATACGGTAATCGCTTTCGAGGGATTTATGGATTTCCTCGCTTATCTCTCACTGAAATACCCCGAACGACTGCGCATCGACGCCGCGGTTCTGAACTCGGTCGTCAACCTGCCCAAAGCCGTTCCGTTTATCTCCCGACATCCGGTGATCCGCACCTTCTTCGACAACGACGAAGCAGGACGCAAGGCAACTGCCGATCTGATCCGTCTTTGTCCCCGCAGCGAGGTAATCGACCAAAGCAGTTTTACAAGGACGTAA
- a CDS encoding primase-helicase family protein, which translates to MPAKTVKRESPYLRVGTTIYKRVRQPLSSGRSVETLIPWNVETLRQDYGKSYLACIPKYDGFCTVPDHTNYRREIDGFLNRYEPIPFQPADGIFPHIHDFFAHIFGEQVELGYDYLQLLYLRPLQRLPVLLLVSDERNTGKTTFLNLLKSIFGGNVTFNTNEDFRSQFNDDWMGKLLICVDEVLLNRREDSERIKNLSTARSYKAEAKGRDRREVEFFGKFVLCSNNERNPVLIEAAETRYWVRRVPPLPYDDQHLLAKMRAEIPGLLFYLQQRMLSSHEESRMWFAPRLLVTDALRRIIHYNRSKTETEMLSIIRDIMDAENLAEYRFDVSDMVNMLEIRGIRVDHPTVRRILAENWQLRPAPPTYYQRYTITYNGETQRQDSKTARVYTVTREQLGGLLDDAAM; encoded by the coding sequence ATGCCCGCTAAAACAGTGAAAAGAGAAAGCCCCTACCTGCGCGTGGGAACGACCATCTACAAGCGGGTCCGGCAGCCGTTGAGCAGCGGCCGGAGCGTCGAGACGCTCATCCCGTGGAATGTCGAGACCTTGCGTCAGGACTACGGGAAAAGCTATCTGGCCTGCATTCCGAAATACGACGGCTTTTGCACGGTTCCCGACCACACGAACTACCGCCGGGAGATCGACGGTTTCCTGAACCGTTACGAGCCGATTCCCTTTCAGCCCGCCGATGGCATCTTTCCGCACATCCACGACTTTTTCGCTCATATCTTCGGCGAGCAGGTCGAACTGGGGTACGATTATCTGCAACTGCTCTACCTGCGCCCCTTGCAACGGCTGCCGGTATTGTTGCTGGTGTCGGATGAACGCAACACGGGAAAGACGACCTTTCTCAATCTCTTAAAGTCGATCTTCGGCGGAAACGTTACCTTCAATACCAACGAAGATTTCCGTTCGCAATTCAATGACGACTGGATGGGCAAACTGCTGATCTGCGTGGACGAGGTGCTGCTCAACCGCCGCGAAGATTCCGAGAGGATCAAGAACCTATCGACTGCACGCAGCTACAAGGCTGAGGCGAAAGGCCGCGACCGCCGGGAGGTGGAGTTTTTCGGCAAGTTCGTCCTCTGCTCCAACAACGAGCGCAATCCCGTCCTGATCGAGGCTGCGGAAACCCGCTACTGGGTGCGGCGCGTGCCGCCGCTCCCGTATGACGATCAACACCTGCTGGCCAAAATGCGAGCCGAGATACCGGGGCTGCTCTTCTATCTGCAACAACGTATGCTCTCGTCACATGAAGAGAGCCGTATGTGGTTCGCGCCCCGGCTGCTGGTCACCGATGCCTTGCGGCGGATCATACACTACAACCGCAGCAAGACCGAAACCGAAATGCTGTCGATTATTCGCGATATCATGGATGCCGAGAACCTTGCGGAGTATCGGTTCGACGTGAGCGATATGGTCAATATGCTGGAGATACGCGGCATCCGTGTTGACCATCCCACCGTGCGGCGGATTCTTGCCGAAAATTGGCAGCTGCGACCCGCACCACCGACTTACTACCAACGCTATACGATTACCTACAACGGCGAAACGCAGCGGCAGGACAGCAAGACGGCACGGGTCTATACCGTCACGCGGGAACAACTCGGCGGATTGCTGGACGATGCTGCGATGTAA
- a CDS encoding helix-turn-helix domain-containing protein, translated as MDLKQLSELGGEVNVTVRLEDLRQWHKELTAVASPPSVMPVPQHAGELYTRKQTIALLGVDSSTLWRWAKSGYLVPVEYGGQRRYRVADVQRILNGDSYAR; from the coding sequence ATGGACTTAAAACAATTGAGTGAGTTGGGCGGTGAAGTGAATGTGACCGTCCGTCTGGAAGATCTCCGGCAATGGCACAAGGAGTTGACGGCAGTCGCGTCGCCGCCGTCCGTAATGCCGGTTCCGCAACACGCGGGCGAATTGTACACGCGAAAACAGACCATCGCGTTGTTGGGTGTCGATTCCTCTACGTTGTGGCGATGGGCCAAGAGCGGTTATCTTGTTCCCGTGGAGTACGGCGGGCAGCGCCGTTATCGCGTGGCGGATGTGCAACGGATTCTAAACGGAGACAGCTATGCCCGCTAA
- a CDS encoding nucleotidyl transferase AbiEii/AbiGii toxin family protein yields the protein MKNNFWMFSDEQKSMFVAQTSERVGLPPQAVEKDWWVTMTLKALFESSCRDFITFKGGTSLSKGWHVIERFSEDIDIAIDKSFWEIAGDNKSQRDRIRKLSRAYIEQRLVAETQALLEGYGASDFELRAVPAQDSDADPTLVLLPYRSIYANIEYVESQIRIEFSCRSMKEPRERIEIRPLIAEAYPNVFGELVFPIYAVVPTRTFLEKAFLLHEEFQKESPRVERMTRHLYDLERLMDTDFGKAALADPRMYAEIVKHRSIFNTIRGVDYRTHHPSRINFIPPEKLAEVWRKDYERMQEYFIYGDSLPYDRLIVRMTELRDRFRKVVMEDDFFSES from the coding sequence ATGAAGAATAATTTTTGGATGTTTTCCGACGAGCAGAAAAGTATGTTCGTTGCACAGACGAGCGAGCGTGTCGGGCTTCCTCCGCAGGCTGTCGAGAAGGACTGGTGGGTGACGATGACGCTGAAAGCCCTGTTCGAATCGTCGTGCCGGGACTTCATTACCTTCAAGGGCGGTACGTCGTTGAGCAAGGGTTGGCATGTCATAGAACGCTTCTCGGAGGATATCGACATTGCGATCGACAAGTCCTTTTGGGAAATTGCCGGGGACAACAAGTCGCAGCGCGATCGGATTCGGAAACTTTCGCGGGCCTATATCGAGCAGCGGCTCGTTGCGGAAACGCAGGCATTGCTGGAAGGATATGGGGCTTCCGATTTTGAGTTGCGTGCCGTTCCGGCGCAGGACTCCGATGCTGATCCGACGCTGGTGTTGCTGCCGTATCGAAGCATTTATGCGAATATCGAATATGTGGAATCGCAAATCCGGATCGAATTCAGTTGCCGGTCGATGAAAGAACCGCGTGAGCGGATCGAGATTCGTCCGCTGATTGCCGAGGCATATCCCAACGTATTCGGAGAATTGGTGTTCCCGATTTATGCGGTCGTGCCGACGCGGACGTTTTTGGAGAAGGCGTTTTTGCTGCATGAAGAGTTTCAGAAAGAGAGTCCGCGTGTCGAGCGAATGACACGCCATCTGTACGATTTGGAGCGGCTGATGGATACGGATTTCGGAAAGGCAGCCTTGGCTGATCCGAGAATGTATGCCGAGATTGTCAAGCATCGCAGCATATTCAATACGATTCGCGGAGTCGATTATCGGACGCACCATCCGAGCCGGATCAATTTTATTCCGCCCGAAAAATTGGCGGAGGTATGGCGCAAGGATTATGAGCGGATGCAGGAGTATTTCATCTACGGAGATTCGCTGCCGTACGATCGACTGATCGTACGGATGACGGAGTTGCGGGATCGGTTTCGGAAAGTTGTAATGGAGGATGATTTTTTCAGCGAATCGTAA
- a CDS encoding DUF6088 family protein produces the protein MQVIEGKILNKIKKCGRGKLYSASDFAVYGSAVSVAKALERLTRKGGLVRIARGLYCYPKIDRKFGLGIQYPTINEIAEKVARQGEARVVPTGMHALNVLGLSAQVPMNYVFYTDGNSRTVNLFNGRKLRFKRVALKNLAYQNKTLMLAVFALKEIGRPQVTEEHIAQLKTIFARIPKSSILPDLRLVPAWIRKIIMSFYEE, from the coding sequence ATGCAAGTAATAGAGGGTAAGATACTTAATAAGATAAAAAAGTGCGGGCGTGGTAAGCTGTATTCCGCATCCGATTTCGCTGTGTACGGATCGGCCGTATCGGTTGCGAAGGCATTGGAACGGCTTACTCGAAAAGGCGGTTTAGTCCGTATTGCAAGGGGCCTCTATTGCTATCCCAAAATCGACAGAAAGTTCGGACTGGGCATACAATACCCGACCATCAATGAAATCGCTGAAAAGGTAGCCCGGCAGGGCGAAGCCCGGGTTGTTCCGACGGGTATGCACGCATTGAATGTATTGGGATTGTCTGCCCAGGTACCGATGAACTATGTGTTTTATACGGACGGCAATTCCCGGACGGTTAATTTGTTCAACGGTCGCAAATTGCGATTCAAGCGTGTGGCGCTTAAAAATTTGGCCTATCAGAATAAAACGCTGATGCTTGCCGTATTCGCTCTGAAGGAGATCGGTCGGCCGCAGGTGACGGAGGAGCACATCGCCCAACTGAAGACGATATTCGCCCGGATTCCGAAGTCGAGCATTCTGCCCGATCTGCGGTTGGTGCCGGCATGGATTCGTAAAATCATTATGTCGTTCTATGAAGAATAA
- a CDS encoding site-specific integrase translates to MAKVTYVLAQGENSAGESQVNFRVYVSRELRVRVPSGIWVDRKRWGKKNDINIPNIPGEERDALLAKRAKLKELVDVIETSVEAADDKSTVTREWLEKLIRRTLRPKTATSVEEKKIGFFPLTDEYLATHKLSESRVKHFNVLVRTLKRYELYRKLSNRRFVLDVHTVSPTTLDDFGAFLMKEPEIFDEHPELYDEVPYARPKVRKNLPVKRGPYLNAAGETVIPGRPKERGMNYVSDMLIRLRSFYVWLNDNGHTYNDPFKQYKIAEIVYGTPIYITTDERKQLAEADMGDDKQLETQRDIFVFQCMIGCRVSDLYKMTYANIIGDCIEYVPRKTRDDRVVTVSVPLIGAAKELIRKYLDENRGTLFPFISEQKCNVYIKAAFRKAGLTRMVTTIDQRTRQNVQVPICDLASSHMARRTFIGNVYKSVKDPAIVGAMSGHKDGSRAFARYRDIDMDIKRDAVSVLE, encoded by the coding sequence ATGGCAAAAGTTACATATGTTTTGGCGCAAGGGGAGAACAGCGCGGGAGAATCGCAAGTTAATTTCCGTGTCTATGTTTCCCGCGAATTGCGTGTACGTGTGCCGTCCGGCATTTGGGTCGATCGGAAACGTTGGGGAAAGAAAAACGATATCAATATTCCGAACATACCGGGGGAGGAGCGCGATGCGCTGTTGGCAAAGCGGGCGAAATTGAAAGAATTGGTCGATGTAATTGAGACCTCGGTCGAGGCGGCAGACGATAAATCGACCGTTACGCGCGAGTGGCTCGAAAAGTTGATCCGGCGCACTTTGCGGCCAAAGACGGCGACTTCCGTTGAGGAAAAGAAAATAGGCTTTTTCCCGTTGACGGATGAATACCTCGCTACGCATAAATTGTCCGAATCGCGTGTCAAGCATTTCAATGTCTTGGTGCGGACGTTGAAGCGGTATGAGTTGTATCGTAAACTGTCGAACCGACGGTTCGTGCTGGACGTACACACCGTATCTCCGACGACACTTGATGATTTCGGGGCATTTCTGATGAAAGAACCGGAGATTTTCGACGAACATCCGGAGTTGTACGACGAGGTGCCGTATGCCCGGCCGAAGGTGAGGAAGAATCTGCCTGTGAAGCGCGGCCCGTACCTCAATGCTGCGGGAGAAACGGTAATTCCCGGCCGTCCGAAAGAGCGGGGCATGAATTACGTTTCGGATATGTTGATTCGTCTACGGTCGTTTTATGTATGGTTAAATGATAACGGACATACCTACAATGATCCGTTCAAGCAGTACAAGATTGCGGAGATTGTCTACGGTACGCCTATCTATATTACGACCGACGAACGCAAACAGTTGGCCGAAGCGGATATGGGGGATGACAAGCAACTGGAAACGCAACGAGATATTTTTGTTTTCCAATGCATGATCGGCTGCCGGGTGAGCGACCTTTATAAGATGACCTATGCCAATATCATCGGCGATTGCATCGAATATGTTCCCCGCAAGACGCGAGACGACCGAGTGGTGACGGTCTCGGTGCCGCTGATCGGTGCTGCGAAAGAACTGATTCGTAAATACCTCGATGAGAACCGCGGAACATTGTTTCCATTTATTTCGGAGCAAAAATGTAATGTCTATATCAAAGCGGCGTTCCGTAAAGCGGGACTGACGCGCATGGTGACGACGATCGACCAGCGGACGCGGCAGAATGTTCAGGTGCCGATCTGCGACCTTGCTTCGTCGCACATGGCGCGCCGGACATTCATCGGGAATGTTTATAAAAGCGTGAAAGACCCTGCGATCGTGGGAGCGATGTCCGGTCATAAGGACGGCAGCCGGGCGTTCGCTCGTTATCGCGATATTGACATGGATATTAAGCGTGATGCAGTAAGCGTGTTGGAGTAA